GGGGCAGCTCACCTCGAAGTCGTCCCGCAGGCTTTGGTGCGAGGCCAGGAAGATCTCCCGCAGCCGTCCGGTCTCGCCGCCTTCCAGCGCCCGCGCCGCCTCGATGACGCGGGCGTTCTCGGCGACGACATGTCGCGCCCGTCGGCGGAGCCGCGGAGGAAGGGGGTCCAGCAGGGGGAGATCGTCCGGCATCAGGTCGCGGAGGCTGGTGACCATCGGCCGCCGCTGCTGCAGCAGCCGCACCGCCTCCCGGCACTCCTGTCGCCGCTCGCCGTACGGCGATGCCTGCAGCGCGCGACGGACGCCGGTGTCGCATACGGCAAGCACGACGCCGGCCGGGAGCGGGATGTGATGAGTCTCCAGCGAGCGGCAGTCCAGGAATAACGCGTGGTCGCGCCGGCAGAGACTGACGGCGAACTGGTCCATGATCCCGCACGGGACGCCGACGAATTCTCCTTCGACCCGGTGGCACAGCAGCGCCCGTTCCCGCGGAGGCAGAGTCACCCCGGCGATGCGCTCCAGGGTCAGCGCGACGGCGACCTCGAAGGCCGCGGAGGAGCTGAGCCCCGAGCCGATGGGCAGGTCTCCGGCGACGACGGCGTCGAGGCCGCGGAGGACGATACCTCGCAGGACCAGGTAGACCGCGACGCCCTGCGCGTATCGCGCCCACCGCGGGAGGGAGGCCTCCCCGGGCGCGTCGGCGGAGAACTCGGCGACGGCGTCGAAGGCCGCCGCGTACAGCCGGATGCGCGGGCTGCCGCCGGCATCGGCGGCCACG
The Armatimonadota bacterium DNA segment above includes these coding regions:
- the galK gene encoding galactokinase — its product is MSPADLFRERFGRRPSLLVTAPGRVNLIGEHTDYNAGLVLPAAIERSLVVAADAGGSPRIRLYAAAFDAVAEFSADAPGEASLPRWARYAQGVAVYLVLRGIVLRGLDAVVAGDLPIGSGLSSSAAFEVAVALTLERIAGVTLPPRERALLCHRVEGEFVGVPCGIMDQFAVSLCRRDHALFLDCRSLETHHIPLPAGVVLAVCDTGVRRALQASPYGERRQECREAVRLLQQRRPMVTSLRDLMPDDLPLLDPLPPRLRRRARHVVAENARVIEAARALEGGETGRLREIFLASHQSLRDDFEVSCP